From one Sylvia atricapilla isolate bSylAtr1 chromosome 17, bSylAtr1.pri, whole genome shotgun sequence genomic stretch:
- the PEBP1 gene encoding phosphatidylethanolamine-binding protein 1, whose amino-acid sequence MPIDLGKWDGPLSLSEVEQKPAHPLRVKYGSVEIDELGKVLTPTQVQHRPTSIEWDGCDPQKLYTLVLTDPDAPSRKDPKFREWHHFLVTNMKGNNVSSGTVMSDYVGSGPPKGTGLHRYVWLVYEQPQQLACSEPVLSNRSGDKRGNFKVAAFRSKYGLGAPVAGTCYQAEWDNYVPKLYEQLSGK is encoded by the exons ATGCCGATAGACCTGGGCAAGTGGGACGGTCCGCTGAGCCTCTCCGAGGTGGAGCAGAAGCCAGCGCACCCACTCAGGGTCAAGTATGGCTCCGTGGAGATCGACGAGCTGGGCAAGGTGCTCACGCCCACTCAG GTCCAGCATCGCCCCACCAGCATCGAGTGGGACGGCTGCGATCCCCAGAAGCTTTACACCCTGGTTCTTACAGACCCTGATGCGCCCAGTCGGAAGGACCCAAAGTTCCG AGAGTGGCATCACTTCCTGGTGACCAACATGAAAGGCAACAATGTGAGCAGCGGGACCGTGATGTCGGATTATGTTGGCTCCGGGCCTCCCAAGGGAACAG GGCTGCACCGTTACGTGTGGCTGGTGTAcgagcagccccagcagctggcCTGCAGCGAGCCCGTGCTGTCCAACCGCTCCGGGGACAAGCGCGGCAACTTCAAGGTGGCCGCCTTCCGCAGCAAGTACGGGCTGGGGGCGCCCGTGGCCGGCACCTGCTACCAGGCCGAGTGGGATAACTACGTGCCCAAGCTCTACGAGCAGCTCTCGGGGAAGTAG
- the VSIG10 gene encoding LOW QUALITY PROTEIN: V-set and immunoglobulin domain-containing protein 10 (The sequence of the model RefSeq protein was modified relative to this genomic sequence to represent the inferred CDS: inserted 4 bases in 2 codons), whose product MAGGAEGGSKMATALSGGSEAAGADGRXPMRGPSRAVAGGSPRPGTPALPRPLAGAAAGQYRLRGAPXRRHRAMQLLGGMPPARLFLALCVWRLVPRREAAGTDEVVFGQVGGSILLLCRNVSKEATEVVWFQGDPHSFPPLFSSRVSFPPDVRFSLVDNSSLSITELRVQDEGNYTCREVLNKTDHEHRVQLLVANPPQATPKCWAETSSSGLMLQLFCSWPGGYPHPTLHWREEGQDLENSSWVISSTSSSDTHVETLNSSHLAHRKVFKCVGSHVVKQEQPACTVEIKLPSLESEPPQTCFVGDNVTLTCRVTESTPAARLSWLRDITQPEVEIQPGGRFLIAQEGNVSRLTIQNCSQGTDSGCYVCKAQNPVGLRELFVCLTVKQPVNIVGVVGAVVVVSILAVLTVTGVVLYYNPLLCLRGAAFRNADSGDVLVLVDSEDDEEGKGSKEALSSCTQHEAMALVGGSRAQAAHLNHLMEGDDGELHGRVSPQEVREETRGS is encoded by the exons ATGGCgggcggggctgaggggggGTCCAAGATGGCGACGGCCCTAAGCGGCGGCTCTGAGGCGGCGGGAGCGGATGGACG CCCCATGAGGGGCCCCTCACGGGCCGTGGCGGGCGGGTCCCCCCGGCCGGGCACGCCCGCCCTCCCCAGGCCTCTCgccggggcggcggccgggcaGTACCGCCTCCGCGGGGCTCC GCGGCGGCACAGAGCCATGCAGCTCCTCGGCGGGATGCCGCCGGCGCGGCTCTTCCTCGCCCTTTGCGTCTGGAGGCTGGTGCCGCGCCGGGAGGCCGCAG GAACAGATGAAGTGGTCTTTGGGCAGGTGGGAGGAAGCATCCTCCTTTTATGCCGGAACGTGTCCAAGGAAGCCACCGAGGTGGTCTGGTTCCAAGGGGATCCGCACTCCTTCCCACCTCTCTTCTCCTCGAGGGTCTCCTTCCCCCCGGACGTCCGCTTTTCCCTGGTGGACAACAGCTCCCTGAGCATCACGGAGCTGCGAGTGCAGGACGAGGGCAACTACACCTGCAGGGAAGTGCTGAACAAGACAGACCACGAGCACAGGGTGCAGCTCCTGGTGGCCA ATCCACCACAGGCAACCCCAAAGTGCTGGGCTGAGACCTCCTCGTCAGGGCTGATGCTGcagctgttctgcagctggCCTGGGGGGTACCCCCACCCCACCCTGCACTGGAGAGAAGAGGGGCAGGATTTGGAGAACTCCAGCTGGGTCATCAGCTCCACCAGCTCCTCAGACACCCACGTGGAGACACTGAACAGCTCTCACCTCGCCCACCGAAAAGTCTTCAAGTGTGTGGGCAGCCACGTGGtgaagcaggagcagcctgcctGCACTGTGGAGATAA AACTCCCTTCCTTGGAATCTGAGCCCCCCCAGACCTGCTTTGTGGGTGACAATGTGACCCTGACGTGCCGGGTGACCGAGAGCACCCCTGCAGCTCGGCTCAGCTGGCTGAGGGACATCACCCAGCCCGAGGTGGAGATCCAGCCTGGGGGGAGGTTCCTCATCGCCCAGGAGGGCAACGTGTCCCGGCTCACCATCCAGAactgctcccagggcactgaCAGCGGCTGCTACGTCTGCAAGGCCCAGAACCCCGTGGGGCTCAGGGAGCTCTTCGTCTGCCTCACGGTGAAGC AGCCAGTGAACATCGTTGGGGTCGTGGGTGCTGTGGTGGTCGTGTCCATCCTGGCTGTTCTCACTGTCACTGGGGTTGTGTTGTACTACAATCCCCTCCTGTGCCTCAGAG GTGCTGCATTCAG GAATGCAGACTCAGGGGATGTCTTAGTGCTGGTGGACTCTGAAGATGACGAGGAGGGGAAGGGGTCCAAGGaggccctgagcagctgcaccCAGCACGAGGCCATGGCATTGGTCGGTgggagcagggcccaggctgcTCACCTGAACCACCTCATGGAAG GTGACGATGGCGAACTCCACGGCAGGGTCTCTCCACAGGAAGTGAGAGAAGAGACACGAGGCTCATAG
- the CFAP73 gene encoding cilia- and flagella-associated protein 73 → MDSELEERLRAALLDKLRLLPAELRAARGRTVPATLLPSTRMLLKRREVAEVERELQNQRQEFQQRMERLAQRRQQLARRQEQHRDAVLRFESFLKAVAARRERALRRAAEERARAAAERDEAARLQRELEQLLRRRERLARRLRSLRPFGDYLRDVLARMGQFQDVPAMLVHFGMLEEMRAALAREAGAGQELLAQDRAQLQRYRQDTSIQLLGTRNELARLRTRLEAAHQDVLQWESCWNHIQSTAIQKTLLLGQIKLAVLNLFQQTTAQLRIPTDTAQDTKAQLDMVLLCMQGLADICAIGTHPQHHRGARLLQGQE, encoded by the exons ATGGactcagagctggaggagcgGCTGCGAGCGGCTTTGCTGGACAAGCTGCGGCTGCT CCCAGCCGAGCTGCGCGCAGCCCGTGGCAGGACGGTGCCCGCCACGCTCCTGCCATCCACTCGTATGCTGCTGAAGAGGCGGGAGGTGGCGGAGGTGGAGCGGGAGCTGCAGAACCAGCGGCAG GAGTTTCAGCAGCGGATGGAGCGCCTGGCGCAGCGCCGGCAGCAGCTGGCCCGGAGGCAAGAGCAGCACCGCGACGCCGTGCTCAGATTTGAGTCCTTCCTCAAG GCGGTGGCGGCCAGGCGGGAGCGGGCGCTGCGTCGGGCGGCCGAGGAgcgggcgcgggcggcggcggagcgggatGAGGCGGCCCGGCTGCAgcgggagctggagcagctgctgcggCGCAGGGAGCGCCTGGCCCGGCGCCTGCGGAGCCTCCGGCCCTTCGGGGACTACCTGCGGGACGTGCTGGCCAGGATGGGGCAG TTCCAGGACGTGCCGGCCATGCTGGTGCATTTCGGGATGCTGGAGGAGATGCGGGCAGCCCTGGCACGGGAGGCAGGAGccgggcaggagctgctggcccaggacagggcacagctccagcgGTACCGTCAGGACACCAGCATCCAGCTCCTGGGCACCAGGAACGAGCTGGCCCGGCTCCGCACACGCCTGGAGGCTGCCCACCAAGATGTGCTCCAGTGG GAGTCCTGCTGGAACCACATCCAGAGTACAGCCATCCAGAAGACCCTTCTGCTGGGGCAGATCAAGCTGGCTGTGCTGAACCTCTTCCAGCAAAccactgcacagctcaggatCCCCACggacacagcccaggacacaaaGGCCCAGTTGGACATG gtgctgctctgcatgCAGGGCCTGGCTGACATCTGTGCCATTGGCACACACCCACAGCACCACAGGGGTGCCAGGCTGCTTCAGGGCCAGGAAtag
- the DDX54 gene encoding ATP-dependent RNA helicase DDX54, with amino-acid sequence MAPPRARRQPRRPPVPATPLPAFPTTAEEDDGADAELDTQAMVRAQNQKKKKSGGFQSMGLSYPVFKGIMKKGYKVPTPIQRKTIPAILRGRDVVAMARTGSGKTACFLIPMFERLKAPSQAGARALILSPTRELALQTLKFTKELGKFTGLKTALILGGDKMEDQFAALHENPDIIIATPGRLVHVAVEMKLKLHTVEYVVFDEADRLFEMGFAEQLQEIIARLPDCHQTVLFSATLPKLLVEFARAGLTEPMLIRLDVESKLSEQLKLVFFHVRGDDKPAVLLHLLRSVVKPQDQTVVFVATKHHTEYLRELLTAQGIHCTHIYSSLDQTARKINIAKFSQGKCPVLLVTDVAARGLDIPMLDNVINFSFPAKGKLFLHRVGRVARAGRSGTAYSLVAPDEMPYVFDLHLFLGHPLVLAGAQEMPADAGGVLGRVPQSLVDDEECLLLTDHEGSLELSSLRRIADNAQKQYLRSRPGPSPESIKRAKDLDVSQLGMHPLFRARFEDTELQRLKLVDSIKTYKSKTTIFEINATSRTPASTVMRSKRRHDHALIEKFQRGQQERRAAALKGQGLCPAPPEAQDGEGEEEDLQDVFSNVGGQKRKRGRGGEDGPRKKPQQPAQQDEDFYIPYRPKDFESERGLSVGGEGSAFEQQAAGAVLDLMGDENHNLNKSKQLLKWDRKKKRFVGQTGQEDKKKVRTESGRYISSSYKNNLYEKWKQKYKVDEWDEDEEGPRSREQFRGKHRRGQGPTQPPAQGRVRSELKNKQQILKQRKKAAKQRFLQSGGLKRLKARNRQRVQELRQMAFGRRTGTAKKGKLRKRM; translated from the exons ATGGCGCCGCCGCGCgcccgccgccagccccgccggccgccg GTCCCTGCGACCCCACTGCCTGCCTTCCCTACCACCGCCGAGGAGGACGATGGCGCCGATGCTGAGCTGGACACTCAGGCCATGGTGCGGGCCCAGAaccagaagaagaagaaatccGGGGGCTTCCAGTCCATGG GCCTCAGCTACCCTGTCTTCAAGGGTATCATGAAGAAGGGCTACAAGGTGCCCACGCCCATCCAGAGGAAG ACCATCCCCGCCATCCTGCGTGGGCGGGATGTGGTGGCCATGGCACGGACGGGCAGTGGGAAGACGGCCTGTTTCCTCATCCCCATGTTCGAGCGGCTCAAGGCGCCCAGCCAGGCCGGGGCACGCGCCCTCATCCTCTCGCCCACCCGGGAGCTGGCCCTGCAGACCCTCAAGTTCACCAAGGAG ctgggcaaGTTCACTGGCTTGAAGACAGCCCTGATCCTGGGAGGAGACAA GATGGAGGACCAGTTTGCTGCCCTGCATGAGAACCCCGACAT aaTCATAGCCACCCCTGGGCGCCTGGTGCACGTGGCAGTGGAGATGAAGCTGAAGCTGCACACCGTGGAGTACGTGGTGTTCGACGAGGCCGACAG GCTCTTTGAGATGGGCtttgctgagcagctgcaggagatcATCGCCCGGCTCCCAGACTGCCACCAGACAGTGCTGTTCTCTGCCACGCTGCCCAAGCTGCTCGTCGAGTTTGCCCGGGCTG GCCTCACTGAGCCAATGCTGATCCGCCTGGATGTGGAGTCCAAGCTGAGTGAGCAGCTCAAG CTGGTGTTCTTCCACGTGCGTGGAGATGACAAACCGGCCGTGCTGCTCCACCTGCTCCGCAGCGTGGTGAAGCCCCAGGACCAGACAGTTGTCTTCGTGGCCACCAAGCACCACACAGAGTATCTGAGGGAG ctgctgacaGCGCAGGGCATCCACTGCACCCACATCTACAGCTCTCTGGACCAGACCGCCCGCAAGATCAACATTGCCAAATTCTCCCAGGGCAagtgcccagtgctgctggtcACCGACGTGGCTGCCCGGGGGCTGGACATCCCCATGCTGGACAATGTCATCAACTTCAGCTTCCCTGCCAAGGGCAAGCTGTTCCTGCATCGTGTCG GCCGTGTGGCCCGTGCTGGCCGGAGTGGCACTGCCTACTCTCTGGTGGCTCCTGACGAGATGCCCTACGTGTTCGACCTCCACCTCTTCCTGGGGCACCCGCTCGTCCTCGCCGGAGCCCAGGAGATGCCTGCTG ATGCTGGCGGGGTCCTGGGCCGTGTCCCCCAGAGCCTGGTGGATGACGAGGAGTGCCTGCTGCTGACGGACCACGAGGGCtctctggagctgagcagcctcCGCCGCATCGCGGACAATGCTCAGAAGCAGTACCtgcgctcccggcccggcccctcgCCAGAGTCCATCAAGAGGGCCAAGGACCTGGATGTGTCCCAGCTGGGCATGCACCCCCTCTTCA gagcTCGCTTCGAAGACACCgagctgcagaggctgaagTTGGTGGATAGCATCAAAACCTACAAGTCCAAGACA accATCTTTGAGATCAACGCCACATCCCGGACACCGGCCAGCACCGTGATGCGATCAAAGCGGCGCCACGACCATGCCCTGATCGAGAAGTtccagcgtgggcagcaggagaggcgGGCAGCAGCACTTaaagggcaggggctgtgcccagcccctcccGAGGCCCAggatggggaaggagaagaggaagaccTCCAG GACGTGTTCTCCAATGTGGGGGGCCAGAAGCGAAAACGGGGCCGAGGAGGAGAAGATGGTCCCAGGAAGAAGCCACAGCAGCCGGCACAGCAGGACGAGGACTTCTACATCCCATACCGGCCCAAGGACTTTGAGAGTGAGCGGGG GCTGAGCGTGGGTGGCGAGGGCAGCGCCTTCGAGCAGCAGGCAGCCGGGGCCGTGCTGGATCTCATGGGCGATGAGAACCACAACCTCAACAAGAGCAAGCAGCTGCTCAAGTG GGACCGCAAGAAGAAGCGGTTTGTGGGGCAGACGGGCCAGGAGGACAAGAAGAAGGTGCGGACAGAGAGCGGGCGTTACATCAGCAGCTCTTACAAGAACAACCT CTATGAGAAGTGGAAGCAGAAGTACAAGGTTGACGagtgggatgaggatgaggaagggcCACGCAGCAGGGAGCAGTTCAGAGGGAAGCACAGGCGTGGGCAGG GGCCCACGCAGCCCCCGGCGCAGGGCAGGGTGCGCTCGGAGCTGAAGAACAAGCAGCAGATCCTGAAGCAGCGCAAGAAGGCGGCCAAGCAGCGCTTCCTGCAGAGCGGGGGCCTGAAGCGCCTCAAGGCCCGGAACCGGCAGCGGGTGCAGGAGCTGCGGCAAATGGCCTTCGGGCGCCGCACGGGCACTGCCAAGAAGGGCaagctgaggaagaggatgTAG
- the RITA1 gene encoding LOW QUALITY PROTEIN: RBPJ-interacting and tubulin-associated protein 1 (The sequence of the model RefSeq protein was modified relative to this genomic sequence to represent the inferred CDS: inserted 2 bases in 1 codon), with protein sequence MSVPEPRGGGGRGRAGPVPAPXGSAMRAAGPAPDCGPAVAAARPPRGPRGRRRVRPSFVDESLFGRPAGARPPPPAFPPPWAAPAAAGSRPGSQCRSRSHAPSFCDESLFGAKPQGPAWAAPRMRKEDVAKLHSLLWSPPPAPQNQPGLSPRCRGTPLRAVHPPASAPPATSEPGHKEKLCAWRHPRSDACSEGWGAPGRGRSQSVSRLSTPSDRIHLSSNLGTERWKNQSLPTTPAAPQGPLVRGRSNSVSGSPVPKNAKAAGGCKARPPWK encoded by the exons ATGTCGGTACCGGAACCACGTGGCGGGGGCGgaaggggccgggccgggcccgtGCCCGCCCC GGGCTCGGCCATGCGGGCTGCGGGGCCGGCCCCGGACTGTGGCCCCGCTGTCGCCGCCGCTCGCCCTCCGCGGGgtccccggggccgccgccgggTGCGGCCGTCCTTCGTGGACGAGTCGCTGTTCGGCCGCCCCGCGGgggcccgcccgccgccgcccgccttCCCGCCGCCCTGGGCGGCCCCCGCAGCCGCCGGCTCCCGGCCCGGGAGTCAGTGCAG GTCCCGCAGCCACGCTCCGTCCTTCTGTGACGAGTCCCTGTTTGGTGCCAAGCCCCAGGGTCCTGCCTGGGCAGCTCCGCGGATGAGGAAAGAAGATGTAGCCAAGCTCCATTCGCTGCTCTGGAGCCCCCCGCCTGCCCCCCAAAACCAGCCTGGCCTTTCCCCACGCTGCAGGGGGACTCCCCTGCGAGCCGTCCACCCGCCGGCCTCCGCGCCTCCGGCCACGTCTGAGCCCGGCCACAAGGAGAAGTTGTGTGCCTGGAGGCATCCCAGGAGCGATGCTTGCTCCGAAGGCTGGGGTGCTCCTGGCAGAGGACGTTCCCAGTCTGTCAGCAGGCTGAGCACCCCCTCGGACAGGATTCACCTGTCCTCCAACCTCGGCACAGAAAGGTGGAAGAACCAGAGCCTTCCAACAacccctgctgccccccaggGCCCTCTGGTGAGGGGTCGATCCAACAGCGTGTCCGGATCTCCTGTGCCCAAGAATGCCAAGGCAGCAGGTGGCTGCAAAGCCAGACCCCCCTGGAAGTGA